One region of Solanum pennellii chromosome 6, SPENNV200 genomic DNA includes:
- the LOC107022110 gene encoding uncharacterized protein LOC107022110, with protein MSVEEYSLTFTMMSKYATSLVSKPSDEMSRFVMGVADLVREECCTSMLQDDMTLATLMVCAQSMEESKVKRMFTNLNISGPSEQDQPRFKKRAQNQEGPSAPEVKLEKGGAYQDGKPTCATCGKKHYGKKCLADTSGCFHCGKDDHKVRDCRTIVARGIEGKQVTPNVPGNDSTKAKARFYALRARGSKSYGDDDDDVGKF; from the coding sequence ATGAGTGTGGAAGAGTATTCTTTGACGTTCACTATGATGTCTAAATATGCAACATCTTTGGTGTCTAAGCCTAgtgatgagatgagtaggtttgtgatgGGTGTTGCCGACCTTGTGAGGGAAGAATGTTGTACGTCCATGTTACAAGATGATATGACCTTAGCTACACTCATGGTGTGTGCTCAATCTATGGAGGAGTCCAAAGTTAAGAGGATGTTTACAAATTTGAATATAAGTGGACCAAGTGAGCAAGAtcagcctaggttcaagaagagggctcaaaaTCAAGAGGGACCTAGTGCTCCCGAGGTCAAACTTGAGAAAGGAGGTGCTTATCAAGATGgcaagcctacttgtgctacttgtggaaagAAACATTATGGGAAGAAGTGTCTAGCCGATACTAGTGGTTGCTTTCATTGTGGGAAGGATGATCATAAGGTAAGAGATTGTCGTACCATTGTTGCTAGAGGAatagagggtaagcaagttacTCCTAATGTTCCGGGTAATGATTCTACAAAGGCAAAGgctcgtttctatgcactccgagCAAGAGGATCAAAGTCGTATggggatgatgatgatgatgttggtaagttctaG